The DNA region TTGTCCCCGAGAAAGTGTTGGtagagatataaaaaaaaaaaaacctgcaTTTTATTGGAGCTTGGGCAACAGCATCCCCTGAAAAGTTTGGCACAATTGACAGAGGAACTCCAACACAATAATTTTAGCTCTGCTAGCAACTATTTCGTATTGATATTTGTATTCGTTTGACAGAAAATAATGAACTCAAAATGATACACATTGCTACAATAGACACTCTCATGTGTCCATTTATCTTCTCCCAATCTTTCGACTTGGAATACTTTAGGCCTTATTACAGATTATCTGATGTTTGTTCTACACCAGAGACTTCAAAGATTTGGTTCTAGTTTCTTCGCCGTCTCTAGGGCCAGCGAGCGATACGGTGCTGGTGAGTCTTCTGAACCTCTGTTGAACCTTCTGCATGATTTTGGTTGTTTTGGTTCGCGAAATGTGGAAACCAATGGCATCAAGATACCAACCGCTCCTCCCTTTGAATCCTACAATCTGCCCCCCTTCCATAGGTAAAGAGAATGGGGTTCCTTCTTCCACTCCAAAAGGTCCAAATGTTCTTCGGTTAGTTTTAAATGTGACGGACCGGATAACATGGCTGCCACCACGAACCACCGGGCTGTAATGGCCGCTCACGGATGTCAAGAATTCCTCCGGAAACTGCAACTTGATCTTGGGCCCCATATATGTACAAGGTCCGTTTCAAGATTTTAGTACGAGGAAAAAAAATGGCTAGACCATATAAACAAGGGGTTTGTGTAATTAAATCAAACCTAGGCCGGAGCTTAATAGAATGCATCCAAAAAGATTAAAGAAACAAATTAACTAAGTTTACCTCAGCAGAGTTATTGCCCCCACTACCTCCATGCTTTTCTGCTGAAACGGGCTTACCATTCTTGTCATACACTACGGTTATCGAGTCGATGCAACGAGCATAAACGACAGTGATTTCCCTAACTCCGTTGTAACTTCCATCATCCCAATCTGTCCCTCCATTACCTCCCCATGGCCCAACAACTATCGTCTTCTTTTCATCCGTCCGGTCCTTGTTCCCTTCCTACAAACCAGAATTTGTCTCCATGGATGATATTCTAAAGTGGGATAGTTTAGAacttaaaaaattacaaatatttgTATAGACATCAGTTTCACATACCATTTTATCCAGGGAGCAGAGAATGTAATAGCTACGATGAAAGATGAATTTCTGGAGGTGGAAATTACCTTAACTTATTAACAAAAAAGTGGTGTTTCAGCTATGGTATCTGGTTCTCTTTTTGGCAcctcaattaaaaaatattgcttTACTTTTTCATTCTGGTATCAAATTAGCTGGCGGAAAGTGCCAATATGCTTTGAATCTTGTTCTTACAGAATCGGGTAAGCATCTAATGCACCACAAAGAATTCAAAAGGGAGACTGTATTATCGTTACCTACATCCATCCATCCATTTTGTGATGCATGCACCTTTAGTCCATGCCCGAGATAGATAAATCCAACCTCGGACGTGGAGGTTTCAATAGTCAACTGTCATCAAACACTCAGTCGAATTCGAGTTTTAATggtttcatatattaatttttttcagaagatatataatttaagaatatttttattcttataaATACAAGATTCAAGATGTGACTAATTGATTCACTCTACGAGATGTCGAAGGTGAAGATGGTGGGAAACTTGCTACCTTGAAGTAGAAACCCAACTAGTAAATTCACTTTCTCCTTCCGAAATGAACCTGCTTGCGCACAGTTTATTGTTGAAGAATGGAAGGTGCCATTAAAGTGTCGTACATGTTGTGAGGATGAAAATGGGGTGCATAGAGTAATTTGTATACATAAAAAGGGCATGTTTGTCACCAAACCAAACGATATCTAAAATTATACTACAATCATTTTCTACCTTTTGGAGTACGAGCTCGAATAATTCGATATTTTCATTGAGTCTAACTCGAACATGAAATTGAATACTTGATCAAGTTCAAGTCGAGCCCACGAAATTTTAATCGAGTTGAGCTTCAGTAGTCCGATAATTGAACTGGACTGAGCTCATGAGCACCCGTTATCACATTAATACCTTCGCACTATAACAAGTGACATTCTATGCTAATTGCTACAAGATAAGAAGTTGATCATGTGGAACATACATGGCACCCACATGAATGTATATGGATTCagcataaaatttcataattaaatgGTACTGTACCCTCTCAAAAAGTCATATGCATCGTTAGGCGTTCAGCTATACTACCAGGGTGTCGAAAGAAGCAGGCATACTGCTTGAGTTGATTGGTTACCTAATTGACAAAAACtcgagaattttttaaaaagttcaaAAATTCAGCTTTCATGCAATTCACATGCTTCTAGGTCCTTTCCATTTGAAGAAATAAAATGTCTTTCTTGCAGACTTTGAGACCGCCATTTGAACATTTGCTAGGTAGTGTCGCCAACATTTTTTCGAGTAGAAACCGCAGCAGTATGGATCATCTTCTCGATTCATGATCATCATGCGAATTAACTGCatttaatttgaattaaatttagtaTGAGGAAAAGAAAAGGAGAGAGCACACAGTAAAGCAAAAGTTGAAAGTTAAAAAGAGGGATATGTGAGGCTTTAGATGTCGAGGGGAGTGATTTATTTGTCGGGTCAAAAGTAAAAAAACTGAATTTACCTTTTCATTTAAAAGAACCTATTCACCTTGTGACCACCAACCTTAGGAATGCTGAACAATCTAAATCTAGATAAACAGAAGTATAAAGGAAATCTGTTGAACACAAGATAATCAACTTATTTGGATGTTCAAGTGCACTCACCATAGGGACCGCTATATATTCATCAGCACTAATTCGAAGAGAGTGGATGAGGTAGTTGTCTAAAATGGGAAGAAAAAATATTCAATCTAGTATGCAGCTTTCGTGATATAAAATTATCTTTTTCAGATATAAAGAGTTGCTCCATCTTATTGAAGCCTGAATCCACCCACGAGATATAACTATtattagatattttatgacGTAATGCTTATAAGATTTCGAAATCCAGAGCGAATTATTTACACATACATCATTTACATTGAGCAGCTGTGTATAACATGTTGCAAGTATTAAGCTTCAGTCATAAACATGTCTTCGATTAGGTGtttaattaaagttaaaaaCAGAAAGCTAACAATACTTTGCCCCTGATTAGCTTCAAAAAATTTCATAGCAAACTGAAATATACGGACAAAATCTATCTTACCTTCACCAATTCACTGCCGGGAGATATTAGAGTAAGACTCCTTCCATGTGATTCCAATAACCACTTGTCGACAATTTTCACCACAGCAGATGATGATAGAGTCAAATCTAGCTTGCTAAAGCTGTTTTGAACTAGATCAGCTTCTTTCAGATCTTCATAAATCTGCATAATCTAGACAAAGCAATAGAAAGGAAAGATGCAAATTATTAAGATAGCCAGACGTTATAAGAGAACTTTGGCATTGGATATGAATCAAGAACTTATGGTACCTGTTTGGTATGTACAACTAATTTGAAGCCCTTAGATCGATTAATATTCccaaaaatttttttacattCATCAATAATCTGAGGTGTTTTCACGATATGACC from Primulina huaijiensis isolate GDHJ02 unplaced genomic scaffold, ASM1229523v2 scaffold39361, whole genome shotgun sequence includes:
- the LOC140969012 gene encoding jacalin-related lectin 19, yielding MEGNKDRTDEKKTIVVGPWGGNGGTDWDDGSYNGVREITVVYARCIDSITVVYDKNGKPVSAEKHGGSGGNNSAEIKLQFPEEFLTSVSGHYSPVVRGGSHVIRSVTFKTNRRTFGPFGVEEGTPFSLPMEGGQIVGFKGRSGWYLDAIGFHISRTKTTKIMQKVQQRFRRLTSTVSLAGPRDGEETRTKSLKSLV